A single region of the Streptomyces virginiae genome encodes:
- a CDS encoding MerR family transcriptional regulator, with amino-acid sequence MRIGEIAAVVGVTTRAIRHYHHVGLLPEPERRPNGYRAYSLRDAVLLARVRRLTELGLGLDEVRDVLADDAGRELAEVLTELDADLARQEAEIQERRRRLAVLLAAGPGEAEPLSPGLAALLAKAPQTDSPAAAKDREHLTLLDATGAGGQEIYAAMGPLAADPAVLALYVRLDELADAPVDDPRIPPLAAELVAAVPDEVFAAIPTDGVVVTGFKEALLAEYAPAQAEVVRLVMEAFMERGRG; translated from the coding sequence ATGCGGATCGGAGAGATCGCCGCGGTCGTCGGGGTCACCACCCGGGCGATCCGGCACTACCACCATGTCGGGCTCCTCCCGGAACCGGAGCGGCGCCCCAACGGCTACCGGGCCTACAGCCTCCGTGACGCCGTCCTGTTGGCCCGCGTACGCCGGCTCACCGAGCTCGGGCTCGGCCTCGACGAGGTGCGGGACGTCCTCGCCGACGACGCCGGGCGCGAACTGGCCGAGGTCCTCACGGAACTCGACGCCGACCTCGCCCGGCAGGAGGCCGAGATCCAGGAGCGGCGACGCCGGCTCGCCGTGCTGCTCGCCGCCGGGCCGGGGGAGGCCGAGCCGCTCTCGCCCGGGCTCGCCGCGCTGTTGGCGAAGGCGCCGCAGACCGACTCGCCGGCCGCCGCCAAGGACCGCGAACACCTGACCCTGCTCGACGCGACGGGCGCGGGCGGCCAGGAGATCTACGCCGCGATGGGCCCGCTGGCCGCCGATCCCGCCGTGCTCGCGCTGTACGTGCGCCTCGACGAGCTCGCCGACGCGCCCGTGGACGACCCGCGGATCCCGCCCCTGGCGGCGGAGCTGGTGGCGGCCGTCCCCGACGAGGTGTTCGCCGCGATCCCCACCGACGGGGTGGTCGTGACCGGGTTCAAGGAGGCGCTGCTCGCCGAGTACGCGCCCGCGCAGGCCGAAGTCGTCCGCCTCGTCATGGAGGCGTTCATGGAGAGGGGGCGGGGATGA
- a CDS encoding bifunctional RNase H/acid phosphatase, which produces MPRFVVEADGGSRGNPGPAGYGAVVLDPATGETLAERAEYIGVATNNVAEYKGLIAGLAAARELASDAQILVRMDSKLVVEQMSGRWKIKHPDMKPLAAEAARILPRAQVTYEWIPREQNKHADRLANEAMDAGKRGKQWEPSASTAALDHGAARALATPPAPVGPPGDAAKGAAAVRAALVTASASAAKATAAQELADTLFADAEALTEAIEPCLDADAPAVAGSHGWGPDMGAPATFVLLRHGETALTPQKRFSGSGGSDPELSPAGLRQAAAVAEALAARGTVQTIISSPLRRCRETAQAVADRLGLTVTVEEGLREVDFGAWEGLTFAEVQQRFPDDLQAWLDSPKAAPTGGGESFLSATRRISATRDRLLSAHAGRTVLLVTHVTPVKILVRLALGAPPEALFRMELSAASLSAVAYYADGNASVRLLNDTSHLR; this is translated from the coding sequence ATGCCGCGCTTTGTCGTGGAGGCGGACGGCGGGTCCCGGGGCAACCCGGGGCCGGCCGGCTACGGCGCGGTGGTGCTCGACCCGGCGACGGGCGAGACGCTGGCCGAGCGCGCGGAGTACATCGGTGTCGCGACGAACAACGTGGCCGAGTACAAGGGTCTGATCGCCGGGCTCGCGGCGGCCCGTGAGCTCGCCTCCGACGCGCAGATCCTGGTCCGGATGGACTCGAAGCTGGTCGTCGAGCAGATGTCGGGCCGCTGGAAGATCAAGCACCCGGACATGAAGCCGCTCGCCGCCGAGGCCGCGCGGATCCTGCCGCGCGCCCAGGTGACGTACGAGTGGATCCCGCGCGAGCAGAACAAGCACGCGGACCGGCTCGCGAACGAGGCGATGGACGCGGGCAAGCGCGGCAAGCAGTGGGAGCCGTCGGCGTCCACGGCCGCCCTCGACCACGGTGCGGCGCGCGCCCTGGCCACCCCGCCGGCTCCGGTGGGTCCGCCCGGGGACGCGGCGAAGGGGGCCGCGGCCGTGCGCGCGGCCCTGGTCACCGCCTCCGCCTCCGCGGCCAAGGCCACGGCGGCCCAGGAGCTCGCGGACACGCTGTTCGCCGACGCCGAGGCCCTGACGGAGGCGATCGAGCCCTGCCTCGACGCCGATGCGCCGGCCGTCGCCGGCAGCCACGGCTGGGGCCCGGACATGGGGGCGCCGGCCACCTTCGTGCTGCTGCGGCACGGCGAGACCGCCCTCACCCCGCAGAAGCGCTTCTCCGGCAGCGGCGGCAGCGACCCCGAACTGTCCCCGGCGGGCCTGCGGCAGGCCGCCGCGGTCGCCGAGGCGCTGGCCGCCCGCGGCACCGTCCAAACGATCATCAGCTCCCCGCTGCGCCGCTGCCGGGAGACCGCGCAGGCGGTCGCGGACCGTCTCGGCCTCACGGTGACGGTCGAAGAGGGCCTGCGCGAGGTGGACTTCGGGGCGTGGGAGGGTCTGACCTTCGCCGAGGTGCAGCAGCGCTTCCCGGACGACCTCCAGGCGTGGCTGGACTCCCCGAAGGCGGCCCCGACGGGCGGCGGCGAGAGCTTCCTGTCCGCCACCCGCCGGATCTCGGCGACCCGCGACCGCCTGCTGTCCGCGCACGCGGGCCGCACGGTCCTGCTGGTCACCCACGTGACCCCGGTCAAGATCCTGGTCCGCCTGGCCCTGGGCGCCCCGCCGGAAGCCCTGTTCCGCATGGAACTCTCGGCGGCCTCCCTGTCGGCGGTGGCCTACTACGCGGACGGCAACGCCTCGGTCCGCCTCCTGAACGACACGTCCCACCTGCGGTAG
- a CDS encoding zinc ribbon domain-containing protein, which produces MNAEPADQIRLLDVQALDVRLSQLAHKRKSLPEHAELDSLTKDLAQQRDLLVAAQTQASDTAREQTKAEQDVDQVRQRAVRDQQRLDSGVGISARDLANLQSEVVSLAKRQGDLEDVVLEVMERLEGAQERVTELTERVTALEAKAADATARRDAATTEIDTEVAKVTKDREVIVASMPTDLMALYEKIRVKQGGVGAARLYQRRCEGCRLELDMAEVNEIKAAARDQVVRHENCGRILVRTADSGI; this is translated from the coding sequence CTGAACGCCGAGCCCGCCGACCAGATCCGACTTCTCGACGTCCAGGCCCTGGACGTCCGGCTGTCTCAGCTCGCCCACAAGCGCAAGTCGCTGCCCGAGCACGCCGAGCTCGACTCGCTCACCAAGGACCTGGCGCAGCAGCGCGACCTGCTCGTCGCCGCCCAGACCCAGGCGAGCGACACCGCGCGCGAGCAGACCAAGGCGGAGCAGGACGTGGACCAGGTGCGCCAGCGCGCCGTCCGTGACCAGCAGCGGCTCGACTCGGGCGTGGGCATCTCGGCCCGGGACCTGGCGAACCTGCAGAGCGAGGTCGTCTCCCTCGCCAAGCGCCAGGGTGACCTGGAGGACGTGGTCCTGGAGGTCATGGAGCGTCTGGAGGGTGCGCAGGAGCGCGTCACCGAACTGACCGAGCGCGTCACGGCCCTGGAGGCCAAGGCCGCCGACGCCACCGCGCGCCGTGACGCGGCGACCACCGAGATCGACACCGAGGTCGCGAAGGTCACCAAGGACCGCGAGGTCATCGTCGCGTCCATGCCGACCGACCTGATGGCGCTGTACGAGAAGATCCGCGTCAAGCAGGGCGGGGTCGGCGCCGCGCGCCTCTACCAGCGCCGCTGCGAGGGCTGCCGACTGGAGCTCGACATGGCCGAGGTCAACGAGATCAAGGCCGCGGCCCGCGACCAGGTCGTCCGTCACGAGAACTGCGGCCGCATCCTGGTCCGTACGGCCGACTCGGGCATCTGA
- a CDS encoding Nif3-like dinuclear metal center hexameric protein, protein MPRLSEVIAALDALWPPSRAEQWDAVGTVCGDPDAEVTRVLFAVDPVQEIADEAVKLGADLIITHHPLYLRGTTTVEAGTFKGRVVHTLIKNDIALHVAHTNADTADPGVSDALAGALDLRITGPLVPDPTDPEGRRGLGRICELDHPETLREFAARAAAWLPPTAQGIRVAGDPDMPVRRIAVSGGSGDSLFEQVRAAGVDVFLTADLRHHPVSEARETSRPLALVDAAHWATEWPWCEQAAAQLDAVSERHGWGLRTHVSHTVTDPWTAHAPSVTPPSISGAPN, encoded by the coding sequence GTGCCCCGTCTCTCTGAAGTCATCGCCGCGCTGGACGCTCTCTGGCCCCCCTCGCGGGCCGAGCAGTGGGATGCCGTCGGAACCGTCTGCGGCGACCCGGACGCCGAGGTCACCCGGGTCCTGTTCGCCGTGGACCCCGTTCAGGAGATCGCCGACGAGGCGGTGAAGCTGGGTGCCGATCTGATCATCACCCACCACCCCCTCTACCTGCGCGGCACCACCACCGTCGAGGCCGGCACCTTCAAGGGCCGCGTCGTGCACACGCTGATCAAGAACGACATCGCGCTGCACGTCGCGCACACCAACGCCGACACCGCCGACCCGGGAGTCTCCGACGCCCTCGCCGGCGCCCTCGACCTGCGGATCACCGGCCCGCTCGTGCCCGACCCGACCGATCCGGAAGGCCGCCGCGGCCTCGGCCGGATCTGCGAACTGGACCACCCCGAGACCCTGCGCGAGTTCGCGGCCCGCGCCGCGGCCTGGCTGCCGCCGACCGCCCAAGGCATCCGCGTGGCCGGCGACCCGGACATGCCGGTCCGCCGCATCGCCGTCAGCGGCGGCTCCGGCGACAGCCTCTTCGAGCAGGTCCGCGCCGCCGGTGTGGACGTCTTCCTGACCGCCGACCTGCGTCACCACCCGGTGTCCGAGGCCCGCGAGACGAGCCGCCCGCTCGCCCTCGTCGACGCCGCGCACTGGGCCACCGAGTGGCCCTGGTGCGAGCAGGCGGCCGCGCAGCTCGACGCCGTCTCCGAGCGCCACGGCTGGGGTCTGCGGACCCACGTCTCGCACACGGTCACCGACCCTTGGACGGCCCACGCGCCGTCCGTCACACCCCCTTCTATCTCTGGAGCCCCCAACTGA
- a CDS encoding 3-oxoacyl-ACP reductase, translating to MSLPLEGLSAIVTGAGRGLGRAEAIELARLGASVVVNDFGQSGRDGSGEASAAPAEEVAAEIRAAGGRAVAHLGDVADFEQARELIELAVSRFGKLDILVNNAGILRDRMVFSMSEEEWDSVIRVHLKGHFNTTHFASVHWRERSKAAGGPVYGRIVNTSSEAFLGGSAGQPNYAAAKGGIVGLTTSTALALAKYGVTANAICPRARTRMTEDVFAGFAVPDEGKLDALAPEHVSPLVGYLASPASAKANGQLFVVHGGIVAVMERPRVAAKFDTAKESFSYEELDELLTPHYASRPANETFAATEVLGLKHA from the coding sequence ATGTCACTCCCACTTGAGGGGCTCTCCGCCATCGTGACGGGCGCGGGCCGCGGGCTCGGCCGGGCCGAGGCGATCGAGCTCGCCCGGCTCGGCGCGAGCGTGGTCGTCAACGACTTCGGCCAGAGCGGCCGGGACGGCTCAGGGGAGGCCTCGGCCGCCCCGGCGGAGGAGGTCGCCGCGGAGATCCGCGCCGCGGGCGGTCGGGCGGTGGCGCACCTGGGCGACGTGGCCGACTTCGAGCAGGCCCGGGAGCTGATCGAGTTGGCGGTGTCCCGTTTCGGGAAGCTGGACATCCTGGTCAACAACGCGGGCATCCTGCGCGACCGGATGGTCTTCTCGATGTCGGAGGAGGAGTGGGACTCGGTGATCCGGGTCCACCTCAAGGGCCACTTCAACACCACCCATTTCGCCTCCGTGCACTGGCGCGAGCGGTCGAAGGCGGCCGGCGGCCCGGTCTACGGCCGGATCGTCAACACCTCCTCCGAGGCCTTCCTCGGCGGCTCGGCCGGTCAGCCGAACTACGCGGCGGCCAAGGGCGGCATCGTGGGCCTGACCACCTCCACCGCCCTGGCGCTCGCCAAGTACGGGGTGACGGCCAACGCCATCTGCCCGCGGGCCCGTACCCGGATGACCGAGGACGTCTTCGCCGGCTTCGCAGTCCCGGACGAGGGCAAGCTGGACGCCCTCGCCCCCGAGCACGTCTCACCGCTCGTCGGCTACCTGGCCTCGCCCGCCTCCGCCAAGGCCAACGGTCAACTGTTCGTCGTGCACGGCGGCATCGTGGCCGTCATGGAGCGCCCGAGGGTGGCCGCCAAGTTCGACACGGCCAAGGAGTCCTTCTCCTACGAGGAGCTCGACGAACTCCTGACCCCGCACTACGCGTCCCGCCCGGCGAACGAGACCTTCGCCGCGACGGAGGTCCTGGGCCTCAAGCACGCCTGA
- a CDS encoding Zn-dependent alcohol dehydrogenase yields the protein MRAALQSEIGQDKLEVVDDMEAVGLGPGKVKIRIKATGLCHSDLSAMSGVLPQPAPFIPGHEGSGVISDVGDGVTTLKQGDRVLVCWLPPCGHCPSCKRGQGHLCLASLVNAGTPNFRRAGGDIFGFAATGTFAEELVVDASCAVPIPDDVPFDIAALIGCGVTTGLGAAINTAKVEAGSSVAVIGCGGVGISVIQGAKVQGAAQIIAVDPVESRREAALRFGATEAVGPEAFDDAKNRITGGEGFDYVFEVVGKSTTAQTAYKMTRRGGSVVIVGAGAMDDNYQIDMFSLFFDEKKILPSMYGGGDVLRSYERTIALWRAGRVDLASLITHRVQLAEINDALDQMRTGVALRTCIEL from the coding sequence GTGCGCGCAGCACTGCAGAGCGAGATCGGCCAGGACAAGCTCGAAGTCGTCGACGACATGGAGGCCGTGGGCCTCGGCCCGGGCAAGGTGAAGATCCGGATCAAGGCCACCGGCCTGTGCCACTCGGACCTCTCCGCGATGAGCGGCGTCCTGCCGCAGCCCGCCCCCTTCATCCCCGGCCACGAGGGCTCCGGGGTGATCTCCGACGTCGGTGACGGGGTCACCACCCTCAAGCAGGGCGACCGGGTCCTCGTCTGCTGGCTGCCGCCGTGCGGCCACTGTCCGTCCTGCAAGCGCGGCCAGGGTCACCTGTGCCTGGCGAGCCTGGTCAACGCGGGCACCCCCAACTTCCGTCGCGCGGGCGGTGACATCTTCGGCTTCGCCGCGACCGGCACCTTCGCCGAGGAGCTCGTGGTCGACGCCTCGTGCGCCGTCCCGATCCCCGACGACGTGCCCTTCGACATCGCCGCGCTGATCGGCTGCGGGGTCACCACCGGCCTCGGTGCGGCCATCAACACCGCCAAGGTGGAGGCCGGATCCTCGGTCGCCGTCATCGGGTGTGGCGGCGTCGGCATCTCCGTCATCCAGGGCGCCAAGGTCCAGGGTGCGGCCCAGATCATCGCCGTCGACCCGGTGGAGTCGCGGCGCGAGGCGGCCCTGCGGTTCGGAGCCACCGAGGCCGTGGGTCCCGAGGCCTTCGACGACGCCAAGAACCGGATCACCGGCGGCGAGGGCTTCGACTACGTCTTCGAGGTCGTCGGCAAGTCCACCACCGCGCAGACCGCCTACAAGATGACCCGCCGCGGCGGCAGCGTGGTGATCGTCGGCGCCGGCGCGATGGACGACAACTACCAGATCGACATGTTCTCGCTCTTCTTCGACGAGAAGAAGATCCTGCCGTCGATGTACGGCGGCGGGGACGTGCTCCGCTCCTACGAGCGCACCATCGCCCTGTGGCGGGCCGGCCGGGTGGACCTGGCGAGCCTGATCACACACCGGGTGCAGCTCGCCGAGATCAACGACGCGCTCGACCAGATGCGTACGGGCGTGGCCCTGCGCACCTGCATCGAACTCTGA
- a CDS encoding MaoC/PaaZ C-terminal domain-containing protein produces the protein MPIDAAKALAADPRLGDIGWDHKDIQLYHLGLGAGRPATDPDELRYTLESKLHVLPSFATVAGAGMAMMGGLAAPGIDINLAHVLHGGQSIELHRPIPVKGRATSTARVAALYDKGKAAVVVLRTEVADADGPLWTSDAQIFVRGEGGFGGERGPSVREELPERAPDRVEERRIREDQALLYRLSGDWNPLHADPEFAKTAGFDQPILHGLCSYGMTLKAVVDTALGGDVSRVRAYRTRFAGIVFPGETLRIRMWQEPGRVLVSVTAVERDDAPVLADTVVEHA, from the coding sequence ATGCCGATCGATGCCGCCAAGGCCCTCGCCGCCGACCCCCGCCTGGGGGACATCGGCTGGGACCACAAGGACATCCAGCTCTACCACCTCGGCCTCGGCGCGGGCCGGCCGGCCACCGACCCGGACGAGCTGCGCTACACCCTCGAATCCAAGCTCCACGTCCTGCCCAGCTTCGCGACGGTCGCCGGCGCCGGGATGGCGATGATGGGCGGCCTCGCCGCCCCCGGGATCGACATCAACCTCGCCCACGTGCTGCACGGCGGCCAGTCCATCGAGCTGCACCGGCCCATCCCGGTCAAGGGCCGGGCCACCTCGACCGCCCGGGTCGCGGCCCTCTACGACAAGGGCAAGGCCGCCGTCGTCGTCCTGCGCACCGAGGTCGCCGACGCCGACGGGCCCCTGTGGACGAGCGATGCGCAGATCTTCGTCCGGGGTGAGGGCGGGTTCGGCGGCGAGCGCGGTCCCTCCGTACGGGAGGAACTGCCCGAGCGCGCCCCGGACCGCGTCGAGGAGCGGCGCATCCGTGAGGACCAGGCGCTCCTCTACCGCCTCTCCGGCGACTGGAACCCGCTGCACGCCGACCCCGAGTTCGCCAAGACGGCCGGCTTCGACCAGCCGATCCTGCACGGCCTGTGCTCGTACGGGATGACCCTCAAGGCCGTCGTCGACACGGCCCTGGGCGGGGACGTCTCCCGGGTCCGCGCCTACCGCACGCGCTTCGCCGGGATCGTCTTCCCGGGCGAGACGCTGCGCATCCGGATGTGGCAGGAGCCCGGCCGGGTCCTGGTGTCGGTGACCGCCGTCGAGCGGGACGACGCGCCGGTCCTCGCCGACACCGTCGTCGAGCACGCGTAG